Proteins from a genomic interval of Erwinia sp. SLM-02:
- a CDS encoding AtzE family amidohydrolase: MNLAALSISEIRQALATGDLSAADIAGRTLSAIEQHNPAINAWTSVTRDRMLQEAQRLDRLRREGQPLPALAAVPYAVKNLFDVAGHTTLAGASLFSDRPVAREDAWAVRQLASRGAMLSGMLNMDAYAYGFTTENTHYGATRNPHDTARIAGGSSGGSAAAVAAGLVHFSLGTDTNGSIRVPASLCGIFGLKPTFGRLSRSGSHPFVASLDHIGPLARRVSDLAEVYDALQGEDPSDPFQAAELPAPTVPLLERGIDGLRIGILGGYFQQWCDEDARAAVAVAARALDAHEEFLLPEAELARASAFLMTAAEGGNHYLPALRQSPERFEPASRERLLAGAMLPSAWYVQAQRFRRHCQQQALTLFREVDVLIAPATPTCATLIGQQTMRINGNELPPRANMGMLAQPISFLGLPVVTVPLLTKGGLPIGLQLIAAPFNEQACLRTAKALELTGIAQAQPANMEDKK, from the coding sequence ATGAATCTGGCCGCTCTCTCCATCAGTGAAATCAGACAGGCGCTGGCCACGGGCGATCTGAGCGCCGCCGACATCGCCGGCCGCACGCTTTCCGCGATAGAACAGCACAACCCGGCGATCAATGCCTGGACCAGCGTGACCCGCGATCGCATGCTGCAGGAGGCTCAGCGACTCGATCGCCTGCGGCGTGAGGGCCAGCCCCTTCCCGCCCTTGCCGCCGTACCCTATGCGGTAAAAAACCTGTTTGATGTCGCCGGTCATACCACGCTGGCCGGCGCCAGTCTGTTCAGCGATCGCCCCGTTGCCCGGGAGGATGCCTGGGCGGTACGCCAGCTGGCATCCCGGGGCGCGATGCTGTCGGGCATGCTGAATATGGATGCGTATGCCTACGGTTTTACCACGGAAAACACCCACTATGGCGCAACGCGAAACCCGCATGACACCGCGCGTATTGCCGGTGGCTCGTCCGGGGGTTCCGCGGCCGCCGTGGCCGCCGGGCTGGTCCACTTCTCTCTCGGTACGGATACCAACGGCTCTATCCGCGTGCCGGCATCGCTGTGCGGGATCTTCGGGCTGAAGCCCACCTTTGGCCGGCTGTCCCGCAGCGGCAGCCATCCGTTTGTTGCCAGCCTCGATCATATCGGCCCGCTGGCCCGCCGGGTTAGCGATCTGGCAGAAGTGTATGATGCCCTTCAGGGCGAAGACCCCAGCGACCCGTTTCAGGCGGCGGAATTGCCCGCACCAACGGTACCGCTGCTGGAACGCGGGATCGACGGGCTGCGGATCGGCATATTAGGGGGTTATTTCCAGCAGTGGTGTGACGAAGATGCCCGCGCCGCGGTTGCCGTCGCCGCCAGGGCGCTGGATGCACACGAAGAATTTCTGCTGCCCGAGGCAGAGCTGGCGCGCGCTTCCGCATTTCTGATGACCGCTGCGGAAGGCGGGAATCACTATTTGCCCGCGCTGCGGCAGTCGCCGGAACGCTTTGAGCCGGCTTCACGCGAGCGGCTGCTGGCTGGGGCGATGCTGCCTTCAGCCTGGTATGTTCAGGCCCAGCGTTTCCGTCGCCACTGCCAGCAGCAGGCACTGACCCTTTTCAGGGAAGTCGATGTCCTGATCGCCCCTGCCACGCCGACCTGCGCCACGCTGATTGGCCAGCAGACCATGCGCATTAATGGCAACGAGTTGCCACCCCGCGCTAATATGGGCATGCTGGCCCAGCCGATCTCATTCCTCGGCCTGCCGGTTGTCACCGTACCGTTGCTTACGAAAGGTGGCCTGCCGATAGGCCTGCAGCTGATCGCGGCTCCGTTTAACGAACAGGCCTGTCTGCGGACCGCAAAGGCATTAGAACTGACAGGTATTGCGCAGGCCCAGCCTGCAAACATGGAAGATAAAAAATGA
- the hpxX gene encoding oxalurate catabolism protein HpxX, which translates to MTPTQPDWATYIGQMEQILGIDLDESRRAELRVQFTRMAALAAPLMAFPLDDRLEVAGVYKA; encoded by the coding sequence ATGACGCCAACTCAGCCCGACTGGGCAACCTACATTGGTCAGATGGAGCAGATCCTCGGCATCGATCTGGATGAATCACGACGTGCCGAGCTGAGGGTACAGTTCACCCGTATGGCCGCCCTGGCCGCGCCGCTGATGGCTTTTCCACTGGATGACCGACTGGAAGTGGCGGGAGTGTATAAAGCATGA
- a CDS encoding gamma-glutamyltransferase family protein produces the protein MNQSNMAPQGMAVTPHHLASESALGILRAGGNAIEAMVAAAATIAVVYPHMNGLGGDGFWLIVPPGGEPVAIDASGAAGSLADLDFYAGENHIPHRGPKSALTVAGTVSGWSEALAISGEYGGEPLPLARLLNDAIRYAADGIPITASQAEATASKYAELAGQPGFAGAFLPGNEIPKAGSRFVQPDLAGTLIQLAEEGLDTFYRGPLAQRLAAEMSQLGMPITLEDLNHQRAKRRTPLRIRHQSGDIYNMTPPTQGLVSLAILGITDHLAMEDADEAQTIHRIVEATKLAFGLRDSHITDPRFVREEMQSLLEHDRLKQLADRIDLNQAAPWGNGKGPGDTVWMGVMDSSGLSVSFIQSIYHEFGSGVVLPGTGITWQNRGASFSLDADHLLALAPGKQPFHTLNPAAARLNDGRTLVYGSMGGDGQPQTQAAIFTRHVVQGMPLQQALSAPRWLLGRTWGQLSDSLKLEGRFSAETINALRALGHEVELLPDFSEAVGHAGAIVRHTNGMLEGAFDPRSNGSAAGF, from the coding sequence ATGAATCAGAGCAACATGGCACCGCAGGGGATGGCAGTGACCCCACATCATCTGGCCAGCGAGAGCGCGCTGGGTATTCTTCGGGCGGGAGGCAACGCCATTGAGGCGATGGTGGCCGCGGCGGCGACCATTGCGGTGGTCTATCCCCATATGAACGGACTGGGCGGCGACGGCTTCTGGCTGATCGTACCGCCCGGCGGCGAGCCGGTGGCCATCGATGCCAGCGGCGCGGCGGGATCGCTGGCCGATCTCGACTTTTACGCGGGCGAAAACCATATCCCCCATCGCGGTCCGAAATCGGCGCTGACCGTCGCGGGTACGGTCAGCGGCTGGTCCGAAGCGCTGGCGATTTCCGGCGAATACGGCGGCGAGCCGCTGCCGCTGGCGCGCCTGTTAAACGACGCGATCCGCTATGCGGCGGATGGGATCCCGATCACCGCTTCCCAGGCGGAAGCCACCGCCAGCAAATACGCTGAACTGGCCGGGCAGCCCGGTTTCGCCGGCGCGTTCCTGCCGGGAAATGAAATTCCGAAAGCCGGCAGCCGCTTTGTGCAGCCGGACCTTGCCGGGACGCTGATCCAGCTGGCAGAAGAAGGGCTGGATACGTTCTATCGCGGCCCGCTGGCACAGCGTCTGGCCGCAGAAATGTCGCAGCTCGGTATGCCGATCACGCTGGAGGATCTTAACCATCAGCGGGCAAAACGCCGCACGCCGCTGCGCATCCGCCACCAGTCCGGCGATATCTACAACATGACCCCACCCACCCAGGGCCTGGTCTCGCTGGCCATTCTGGGCATTACCGACCATCTGGCGATGGAGGACGCGGACGAGGCGCAGACCATCCACCGCATCGTGGAAGCCACCAAGCTGGCTTTCGGCCTGCGCGACAGCCATATCACCGACCCGCGCTTCGTGCGGGAAGAGATGCAGTCGCTGCTGGAGCACGATCGCCTGAAGCAGCTGGCCGATCGGATCGACCTCAACCAGGCCGCACCGTGGGGCAACGGGAAAGGCCCGGGCGATACCGTCTGGATGGGGGTGATGGACAGCAGCGGGCTGTCGGTCTCCTTTATCCAGAGTATCTATCACGAGTTCGGCAGCGGCGTGGTGCTGCCGGGCACCGGTATCACCTGGCAGAACAGAGGAGCATCGTTCAGCCTCGACGCCGATCACCTGCTGGCGCTGGCCCCCGGGAAACAGCCATTCCACACCCTCAATCCGGCAGCCGCGCGGCTGAACGATGGCCGGACGCTGGTCTACGGCTCGATGGGCGGTGACGGCCAGCCGCAGACTCAGGCCGCCATTTTTACCCGCCATGTCGTTCAGGGCATGCCGCTGCAGCAGGCGCTCAGTGCGCCGCGCTGGCTGCTGGGGCGCACCTGGGGGCAACTCTCCGACTCCCTGAAGCTGGAGGGACGCTTCAGCGCGGAGACGATCAACGCGCTGCGGGCGCTGGGACACGAAGTCGAGCTGCTGCCCGATTTCAGCGAGGCCGTCGGCCACGCGGGGGCCATCGTGCGGCATACCAATGGCATGCTGGAAGGGGCTTTCGATCCCCGCAGCAACGGCAGCGCAGCCGGTTTTTAG
- a CDS encoding MurR/RpiR family transcriptional regulator: protein MKQLDERLRGHYAQLSPQEQRIADFVFDHYDDLIGYNSAELARLSGVSKATVSRLFKRLGYDTYKDMRSEMRTLRQSGMPLTDVRDAVQGNTLLARHYKQEMANLTQWVNTLDSTHFGQVVQALCESQRIFIIGMRNSYPVALHFRQQLLQVRSRVQLLPQPGQTFSEELIDITPEDLVVVMAFRRRPRIIRPLLQQLQQRHIPTLVMCEPQAQTATAPARWQLCAPLDSVSAFDSYSAANSLINLLSNAVLHELLSNGRQRIHQIADLYAELDELEQR, encoded by the coding sequence ATGAAGCAGCTCGATGAACGCCTGCGCGGTCACTATGCGCAACTCTCGCCGCAGGAGCAGCGTATTGCGGATTTCGTCTTCGATCATTATGACGATCTGATTGGTTACAACAGCGCGGAGCTGGCGCGGCTCAGCGGGGTATCAAAGGCCACGGTAAGCCGCCTGTTTAAGCGCCTGGGCTATGACACCTATAAAGATATGCGCAGCGAAATGCGTACGCTGCGCCAGAGCGGCATGCCGTTGACCGATGTACGCGATGCGGTGCAGGGCAACACGCTGTTAGCACGCCACTACAAGCAGGAAATGGCAAACCTCACGCAGTGGGTGAATACCCTCGACAGCACCCATTTCGGCCAGGTGGTACAGGCGCTGTGTGAAAGTCAGCGGATATTTATCATTGGAATGCGTAACTCCTACCCGGTTGCGCTGCACTTCCGCCAGCAGCTTCTTCAGGTTCGTAGCCGGGTGCAGCTTCTGCCGCAGCCGGGGCAGACCTTTTCCGAAGAGCTGATCGACATCACGCCGGAGGATCTGGTGGTGGTGATGGCGTTTCGCCGCCGACCGCGCATTATCCGGCCGCTGTTACAGCAGCTGCAGCAGCGCCATATTCCCACGCTGGTGATGTGCGAACCCCAGGCCCAGACGGCCACCGCGCCGGCCCGCTGGCAGCTGTGTGCACCGCTGGACAGCGTATCGGCTTTTGACAGCTACTCGGCGGCCAACAGTCTGATCAACCTGCTGTCAAATGCCGTGCTGCATGAGCTACTCAGCAACGGGCGTCAGCGGATCCATCAAATTGCCGATCTTTATGCTGAGCTGGACGAGCTGGAACAGCGGTGA
- a CDS encoding transporter substrate-binding domain-containing protein produces the protein MKKGLFALLAGALLLTSTASALADQLQDIEKRGVIRIAVPQDFPPFGSVGTDLQPQGYDIDMAKYLAKQMKLKLQLVPVTSANRVPYLQTDKVDLVISSLGKNPEREKVIDFTRAYAPFFLGVFGPKDGTLKDAAELSGKSIGVTRGAVEDMVLTSVAPKEAEVKRYEDNNTTLSAYLSGQVQYVATGNLVVAAIARQNADKAPVAKFMLKDSPCFIGLKKNEPALKAKVDELIGQALKDDTLNKLSQEWLKAPLPADLG, from the coding sequence ATGAAAAAAGGCTTATTCGCATTACTGGCTGGCGCTTTACTGCTGACGTCTACCGCTTCGGCGCTGGCGGATCAATTACAAGACATTGAAAAACGTGGCGTTATCCGTATTGCCGTGCCGCAGGATTTCCCCCCGTTTGGATCGGTAGGTACCGACCTGCAGCCGCAGGGCTATGACATTGATATGGCGAAGTATCTGGCTAAACAAATGAAACTGAAGTTGCAGCTGGTGCCGGTCACCAGCGCAAACCGCGTGCCGTATCTGCAGACGGATAAAGTGGATCTGGTCATTTCCAGCCTGGGGAAAAACCCGGAGCGTGAAAAGGTGATCGACTTCACCCGCGCCTATGCCCCGTTCTTCCTCGGCGTGTTTGGCCCGAAAGACGGCACCCTGAAAGACGCAGCGGAGCTGAGCGGCAAATCCATCGGCGTCACCCGCGGTGCCGTTGAGGATATGGTGCTGACCAGCGTGGCGCCGAAAGAGGCGGAAGTGAAACGCTACGAAGATAACAACACCACGCTGTCGGCCTATCTGTCTGGACAGGTGCAGTATGTGGCAACCGGCAACCTGGTCGTGGCGGCAATCGCCCGCCAAAACGCTGACAAAGCGCCGGTGGCGAAGTTTATGCTGAAAGATTCGCCGTGCTTTATCGGCCTGAAAAAGAATGAACCGGCGCTGAAGGCCAAAGTGGATGAGCTGATCGGCCAGGCGCTGAAGGACGATACGTTGAACAAATTATCGCAAGAGTGGCTGAAAGCGCCATTGCCCGCTGACCTGGGTTAA
- a CDS encoding amino acid ABC transporter permease: MIGQLNFPALWPYWPELVSGLWVTIQLTVMATVGGIALGIFGAALRSGKPSLLSRCWGVYVELIRNTPFVVQLFFIVFGLPNLGLKLTAGEAALLAMLINLGAYSTEIIRAGIQVTPKGQWEAGRVLGLTRTQTFIRVVLPPSMKRIYPALVSQCIIVMLGSSVVSQVSYEELTFAANLIQSRTFLSFEVYLVTTLMYLALSIAMRQLLLAAGRKWFGEQP; the protein is encoded by the coding sequence ATGATCGGGCAACTGAATTTTCCCGCGCTGTGGCCCTACTGGCCGGAACTGGTTTCCGGCCTGTGGGTGACCATCCAGCTGACGGTGATGGCCACCGTAGGGGGCATCGCGCTGGGTATCTTTGGCGCGGCGCTGCGAAGCGGCAAACCCTCGCTGCTCAGCCGCTGCTGGGGCGTCTATGTCGAACTGATCCGCAACACGCCGTTTGTGGTTCAGCTGTTCTTTATCGTTTTCGGCCTGCCTAACCTGGGCCTGAAACTGACCGCCGGAGAGGCGGCGCTGCTGGCGATGCTGATTAACCTCGGTGCCTACAGCACGGAAATCATCCGTGCCGGTATTCAGGTCACGCCGAAAGGGCAGTGGGAAGCTGGACGGGTGCTGGGCTTAACCCGCACTCAGACGTTTATCCGCGTGGTACTGCCGCCGTCGATGAAGCGCATTTATCCGGCGCTGGTCAGCCAGTGCATTATCGTGATGCTCGGCTCCTCGGTGGTGTCGCAGGTCTCTTATGAAGAGCTGACCTTTGCCGCCAACCTGATCCAGTCGCGGACGTTTTTGAGCTTTGAAGTGTATCTGGTGACCACGCTGATGTATCTGGCGCTGTCGATTGCCATGCGTCAGCTGCTGCTGGCCGCCGGGCGTAAATGGTTTGGGGAGCAGCCGTAA
- a CDS encoding amino acid ABC transporter permease, which produces MTTFTDWDILRNLLLAARWTILLSLTAFFGGTLVAMPLVMVRLTRRRWPCRLIRAWTELFQGTPLLMQLFLAFFGVALFGIDVSPWTAASLALTFYTSAFLIDIWYGSIQALPKGQWEACRCLGLSFGQTLYRVVLPQALRIGIAPTVGFAVQVVKGTALASIIGFIELTKAGTILNNVTYQPFKVFGLVALGYFLMCYPLSRYSQYLEKKFNAAHHH; this is translated from the coding sequence ATGACGACCTTTACCGACTGGGACATCCTGCGCAACCTGCTGCTGGCGGCGCGCTGGACCATCCTGCTGTCGCTGACGGCATTCTTTGGCGGCACGCTGGTGGCGATGCCGCTGGTGATGGTTCGCCTGACCCGCCGCCGCTGGCCGTGCCGTTTAATCCGCGCCTGGACCGAGCTGTTTCAGGGCACGCCGCTGCTGATGCAGCTGTTTCTGGCCTTCTTCGGCGTGGCGCTGTTCGGCATTGACGTTTCACCGTGGACGGCCGCGTCGCTGGCGCTGACGTTTTACACCAGCGCCTTCCTGATTGATATCTGGTACGGCAGCATCCAGGCGCTGCCGAAAGGGCAGTGGGAAGCCTGCCGCTGCCTGGGGCTGAGCTTCGGCCAGACGCTGTATCGCGTGGTTCTGCCGCAGGCGCTGCGCATTGGCATCGCGCCGACCGTGGGCTTTGCCGTACAGGTGGTGAAAGGTACGGCGCTGGCGTCGATCATCGGTTTTATCGAGCTGACCAAAGCCGGCACCATTCTGAACAATGTGACGTATCAACCGTTTAAAGTTTTCGGGCTGGTGGCGCTGGGCTACTTCCTGATGTGTTATCCGCTGTCCCGCTACAGCCAGTATCTGGAGAAGAAATTCAATGCCGCTCATCACCATTAA
- a CDS encoding amino acid ABC transporter ATP-binding protein, which translates to MPLITINQVQKYYGDNHVLKGVDLDIEMGQVISIIGRSGSGKSTLLRCMNGLEGYQEGSIKLGGMTITDRESQAREISRSVGMVFQNFNLFPHMTALENVMLAPRRVLKKNDAECRALAAEMLNKVGLGDRMDYYPANLSGGQQQRVAIARALAMSPKVLLCDEITSALDPELVGEVLKVLEQLAKEGMTLILVTHEMNFAREVGDRVVFMHQGRVWEQGDSKTLFANPQSTELKQFISSVRGLN; encoded by the coding sequence ATGCCGCTCATCACCATTAATCAGGTGCAGAAATACTATGGCGACAACCACGTACTGAAGGGCGTGGATCTCGACATCGAAATGGGCCAGGTGATCTCCATCATCGGCCGCAGCGGCTCGGGGAAAAGCACCCTGCTGCGCTGCATGAACGGGCTGGAAGGCTATCAGGAAGGCAGCATTAAGCTCGGCGGCATGACCATCACCGATCGTGAATCTCAGGCGCGTGAAATCAGCCGTTCGGTCGGCATGGTGTTCCAGAACTTTAATCTGTTCCCGCACATGACCGCGCTGGAAAACGTGATGCTGGCGCCGCGCCGCGTGCTGAAAAAGAACGACGCCGAGTGCCGTGCGCTGGCGGCGGAAATGCTGAATAAAGTGGGGCTGGGGGATCGCATGGATTACTATCCCGCGAACCTGTCCGGCGGCCAGCAGCAGCGCGTGGCGATCGCCCGCGCGCTGGCGATGTCACCGAAAGTGTTGCTGTGTGATGAGATCACCTCGGCGCTCGATCCCGAGCTGGTTGGCGAAGTGCTGAAAGTGCTTGAGCAGCTGGCGAAAGAGGGCATGACGCTGATCCTCGTGACGCATGAAATGAATTTTGCCCGCGAAGTGGGCGACCGCGTAGTGTTTATGCATCAGGGCCGCGTGTGGGAGCAGGGCGACAGTAAAACCCTGTTTGCCAATCCGCAGAGCACTGAGCTTAAACAATTTATCTCCTCGGTGCGGGGCCTGAACTAA
- a CDS encoding pyridoxal-phosphate-dependent aminotransferase family protein: MDLSTFTQINPPQRLLMGPGPINADPRVLRAMSSQLIGQYDPAMTQYMNEVMALYRGVFRTKNQWTMLIDGTSRAGIEAILLSAIRPGDKVLVPVFGRFGHLLCEIARRCRAEVHTIEVPWGEVFTPDQVEDAIKKVKPRLLLTVQGDTSTTMLQPLEELGAICRKYGVLFYTDATASFAGNALETDAWGLDAVSAGMQKCLGGPSGTSPITLSPQMEEVIRKRKCVEAGIRTDAHQDGDDEMIYSNYFDLGMIMDYWGPERLNHHTEATSALFGARECARLILEEGLDNGITRHKLHGDALLKGIQGMGLETFGDLKHKMNNVLGVVIPQGVNGEQVRKLMLEDFGIEIGTSFGPLIGKVWRIGTMGYNARKDCVMQTLSALESVLNHLGFRTTQGNAMQSAWDHYNGSR; this comes from the coding sequence ATGGATTTATCGACATTTACCCAGATCAACCCGCCGCAGCGTTTACTGATGGGGCCGGGGCCGATTAACGCCGACCCGCGCGTGCTTCGCGCCATGTCCAGCCAGCTGATCGGGCAGTACGATCCGGCCATGACTCAGTATATGAACGAAGTGATGGCGCTTTATCGCGGCGTGTTCCGCACCAAAAATCAGTGGACCATGCTGATCGACGGCACGTCGCGCGCGGGAATCGAAGCCATCCTGCTGTCTGCTATTCGCCCGGGTGACAAAGTGCTGGTTCCGGTCTTTGGCCGTTTCGGCCATCTGCTGTGCGAAATCGCCCGCCGCTGCCGCGCGGAAGTCCACACCATTGAAGTTCCGTGGGGTGAGGTGTTTACCCCGGACCAGGTTGAAGACGCGATTAAAAAAGTGAAGCCGCGCCTGCTGCTGACCGTGCAGGGCGATACCTCCACCACCATGCTGCAGCCGCTGGAAGAGCTGGGCGCTATCTGCCGCAAATACGGCGTGCTGTTCTACACCGACGCCACCGCGTCCTTCGCCGGTAACGCGCTGGAAACCGACGCCTGGGGGCTGGATGCGGTCTCCGCCGGGATGCAGAAATGCCTGGGCGGTCCGTCCGGTACGTCGCCGATCACCCTCAGTCCGCAGATGGAAGAGGTTATCCGCAAGCGCAAGTGCGTGGAAGCGGGGATCCGTACCGATGCGCATCAGGACGGCGACGATGAGATGATCTACTCCAACTACTTCGATCTCGGCATGATCATGGATTACTGGGGACCGGAGCGCCTGAACCACCATACCGAAGCCACCTCCGCGCTGTTTGGCGCCCGCGAATGCGCGCGTCTGATTCTGGAAGAGGGGCTGGATAACGGCATCACCCGCCACAAGCTGCACGGCGACGCGCTGCTGAAAGGCATTCAGGGGATGGGGCTGGAAACCTTCGGCGATCTGAAGCACAAAATGAATAACGTGCTCGGCGTGGTGATCCCGCAGGGCGTCAACGGAGAGCAGGTGCGCAAGCTGATGCTGGAAGATTTCGGCATTGAGATCGGCACGTCATTTGGTCCGCTGATCGGCAAAGTGTGGCGCATCGGCACCATGGGCTACAACGCGCGTAAAGACTGCGTTATGCAGACGCTGAGCGCGCTTGAATCGGTGCTGAATCACCTTGGATTCCGCACCACCCAGGGCAATGCGATGCAGTCCGCCTGGGATCACTATAACGGGAGCCGTTAA
- the hpxK gene encoding allantoate amidohydrolase: MSECLMTTAAAAEAAARVMSRCDALAEISETPGELTRVYLSTEHLRANAMVGKWMKAAGMAVWQDSVGNICGRYEGQQVEAKALLLGSHLDTVRNAGRYDGMLGVLTAIETVQYLHDRGERLPLAIEIIGFCDEEGTRFGITLLGSRGLTGSWPESWVDHPDASGITVSQAMKNCGLNADRIWQSARDVEDFVAYLELHIEQGPCLEQEALALGVVTAINGAHRLNCRFIGEAGHAGTVPMSHRKDALAAAAEWMLYIEQRTPQVGPQLVATVGTLQCQPGAVNVIPGDVALSLDVRGPEDGPLSALLADLLAEGEAIAQRRAVSFSAEEYYCIPATGCDAELQAALTRAVVQVQGRSLSLPSGAGHDAIAVAERWPSAMLFVRCDRGISHHPAESVTTEDVAQAVQAYVQVVNEVAGRA; the protein is encoded by the coding sequence ATGAGTGAATGCCTGATGACGACGGCCGCCGCTGCCGAGGCGGCGGCGCGCGTGATGTCGCGCTGTGATGCGCTGGCAGAAATCAGCGAAACGCCGGGCGAACTGACCCGCGTTTATCTGTCGACGGAGCACCTGCGGGCTAACGCGATGGTCGGCAAGTGGATGAAGGCGGCGGGAATGGCCGTGTGGCAGGACAGCGTCGGCAACATCTGCGGCCGCTATGAGGGCCAGCAGGTTGAGGCAAAAGCGCTGCTGCTGGGTTCTCACCTCGACACGGTGCGCAACGCCGGTCGCTATGACGGCATGCTCGGCGTACTGACCGCCATTGAAACCGTGCAGTACCTGCACGATCGCGGCGAGCGGCTGCCGCTGGCGATTGAAATTATTGGCTTCTGCGATGAAGAAGGTACGCGTTTCGGCATTACCCTGCTGGGCAGCCGCGGCCTGACCGGCAGCTGGCCGGAAAGCTGGGTCGATCACCCGGATGCCAGCGGCATTACCGTGTCCCAGGCGATGAAAAACTGCGGGCTGAATGCCGATCGTATCTGGCAGTCGGCGCGCGATGTGGAAGACTTCGTGGCCTATCTGGAACTGCATATCGAGCAGGGGCCGTGCCTGGAGCAGGAGGCGCTGGCGCTGGGCGTGGTGACGGCCATTAACGGCGCGCACCGCCTGAACTGTCGCTTTATCGGCGAGGCCGGTCATGCCGGGACCGTGCCGATGAGCCACCGTAAAGATGCGCTGGCCGCCGCCGCCGAGTGGATGCTGTATATCGAACAGCGCACGCCGCAGGTCGGCCCGCAGCTGGTGGCTACGGTCGGCACGCTGCAGTGCCAGCCCGGCGCGGTCAATGTGATCCCCGGCGATGTGGCGCTTTCGCTCGACGTGCGCGGCCCGGAAGACGGCCCGCTCTCCGCGCTGCTGGCCGATCTGCTGGCCGAAGGCGAGGCGATTGCACAGCGCCGCGCGGTGTCTTTCAGCGCCGAGGAGTATTACTGCATTCCGGCCACCGGCTGCGATGCAGAACTGCAGGCCGCGCTGACCCGCGCCGTGGTTCAGGTTCAGGGGCGCAGCCTGTCGCTGCCGAGCGGGGCCGGGCACGACGCCATTGCCGTGGCCGAACGCTGGCCGTCGGCCATGCTGTTTGTGCGCTGCGATCGCGGCATCAGCCATCACCCGGCAGAATCGGTAACGACGGAAGATGTGGCGCAGGCGGTTCAGGCCTACGTGCAGGTGGTGAATGAGGTGGCGGGCAGGGCGTAA
- a CDS encoding helix-turn-helix transcriptional regulator — MWNDDRFFEKIETTLGVDYLLRAREGVPEKGVYIRPHVHLEHEIMWFRRAEGSYTIGSEKLALRDNTLVFVGSMILHDMELAFTPDHERFLLQYSSAVMNRLKCPLPFTGQHAGFVLQLNARDAERMQFLFTWFTQLHDEPHSSRESNPLLTLLLNTVYGHAEQAVKVNVSEDKSSTFDSLIDFVVQIERDRTFSITLNDAAERCGLSSSHFSRTFKKIMQISFKDYLVRKKIAVSAELLRTTELSITDIAYQCEFTDSAYYCFKFRSLMGVTPKKFRTYSRSTKQLSTKHDPLP, encoded by the coding sequence ATGTGGAACGACGATCGCTTTTTCGAAAAAATTGAAACCACCCTTGGCGTGGACTACCTGCTGCGCGCGCGCGAAGGTGTGCCCGAAAAAGGGGTATATATTCGCCCTCATGTGCATCTGGAACACGAGATTATGTGGTTCCGCCGCGCTGAAGGATCGTACACCATCGGCAGTGAAAAACTCGCGCTGCGCGACAATACGCTGGTTTTTGTGGGATCGATGATTCTGCATGATATGGAGCTGGCGTTTACCCCCGATCACGAGCGGTTTTTGCTGCAGTACAGCAGTGCGGTCATGAACCGGCTCAAATGCCCGCTGCCCTTTACCGGCCAGCACGCCGGGTTTGTTCTTCAGCTCAACGCGCGTGACGCGGAACGCATGCAGTTCCTGTTTACCTGGTTTACGCAGCTGCACGACGAGCCGCACAGCTCCCGCGAATCCAACCCGTTATTAACGCTGCTGCTGAATACGGTTTACGGCCACGCCGAGCAGGCCGTGAAGGTGAACGTCAGCGAAGACAAGAGCAGCACCTTCGACAGCCTTATCGATTTTGTCGTGCAGATTGAACGGGATCGCACTTTCAGCATCACCCTGAACGACGCCGCCGAACGCTGCGGGCTTTCATCCAGCCACTTTTCCCGCACCTTCAAAAAAATCATGCAGATTAGTTTTAAAGACTATCTGGTCCGTAAGAAAATTGCCGTCTCGGCCGAGCTGCTGAGAACGACGGAACTGAGCATCACGGATATCGCCTACCAGTGTGAATTCACCGACAGCGCCTATTACTGTTTTAAATTCCGATCGCTGATGGGCGTCACGCCAAAGAAATTCAGGACCTACAGCCGCTCGACGAAGCAGCTATCCACCAAACACGACCCGCTGCCCTGA